The following coding sequences are from one Ficedula albicollis isolate OC2 chromosome 14, FicAlb1.5, whole genome shotgun sequence window:
- the CLCN7 gene encoding H(+)/Cl(-) exchange transporter 7, producing the protein MANVAKKVSWSGRDRDDDEDGRAGETTPLLNGTGPGAAGSGRQLTPSPFLRIGQLSNVDLNEDIRELETEVPRQRPNEIPHNEKLLSLKYESLDYDNSENQLFLEEERRINHAAFRTVEIKRWVICAMIGILTGLVACFIDIVVENLAGLKYRVVKDNIDKFTAKGGLSFSLLLWATLNASVVMVGSLIVAFIEPVAAGSGIPQIKCYLNGVKIPHVVRLKTLVIKVCGVILSVVGGLAVGKEGPMIHSGSVIAAGISQGRSTSLKRDFKIFEYFRRDTEKRDFVSAGAAAGVSAAFGAPVGGVLFSLEEGASFWNQFLTWRIFFASMISTFTLNSVLSVYHGNAWDLSSPGLINFGRFDSEKMGYTIQEIPIFIFMGVVGGILGALFNALNYWLTMFRIRYIHRPCLQVVEAMLVAAVTATVGFVMIYCSRDCQPIQGSSVAYPLQLFCADGEYNSMATAFFNTPEKSVVNLFHDPPGSYNPMTLGMFTLMYFFLACWTYGLTVSAGVFIPSLLIGAAWGRLFGISLSYLTKGSIWADPGKYALMGAAAQLGGIVRMTLSLTVIMMEATGNVTYGFPIMLVLMTAKIVGDYFVEGLYDMHIQLQSVPFLHWEAPVTSHSLTAREVMSTPVTCLRRIERVGTVVDILSDTSSNHNGFPVVESNPDTTQVAGLRGLILRSQLIVLLKHKVFVERANLSLVQRRLKLKDFRDAYPRFPPIQSIHVSQDERECMIDLSEFMNPSPYTVPQEASLPRVFKLFRALGLRHLVVVDNRNEVVGMVTRKDLARYRLGKEGLEELSLAQT; encoded by the exons CTCACTCCTTCCCCCTTCCTGCGCATCGGGCAGCTGAGCAATGTGGACCTCAACGAGGACATCCGTGAGCTG GAGACAGAGGTGCCTCGGCAGCGTCCCAACGAGATCCCCCACAACGAGAAACTCCTGTCACTCAAGTATGAG AGCTTGGACTATGACAACAGTGAAAACCAGCTATTCCTGGAGGAGGAGCGGAGGATAAACCATGCG GCTTTCCGGACGGTGGAGATCAAGCGCTGGGTCATCTGCGCCATGATCGGCATCCTCACCGGCCTCGTCGCCTGCTTCATCGACATCGTGGTGGAGAACCTGGCTGGGCTCAAGTACCGTGTGGTCAAGGACA ACATTGACAAGTTCACAGCCAAAGGGGGCCTCTCTTTCTCCCTGTTACTCTGGGCCACCCTGAATGCCAGTGTGGTGATGGTGGGCTCTCTGATCGTTGCCTTCATAGAG cccgTGGCAGCTGGCAGTGGCATTCCCCAGATCAAATGTTACCTCAACGGTGTGAAGATTCCACACGTTGTCCGGCTCAAG ACCCTGGTGATCAAAGTCTGCGGGGTCATCCTCTCGGTGGTCGGTGGCCTGGCTGTTGGGAAG GAAGGACCCATGATTCACTCTGGATCCGTGATTGCTGCTGGAATCTCCCAGGGAAGATCCACGTCCTTAAAGCGAGACTTCAAG ATCTTCGAGTACTTCCgcagagacacagagaagagGGACTTTGTGTCGGCTGGAGCTGCCGCCGGCGTCTCGGCTGCCTTCGGTGCCCCTGTGG GGGGTGTCCTGTTCAGCTTGGAGGAAGGGGCTTCCTTCTGGAACCAGTTCCTGACGTGGAGAATC TTCTTTGCCTCCATGATCTCCACCTTCACGCTGAACTCTGTCCTGAGTGTTTACCACGGCAATGCCTGGGAtctctccagccctgggcttATCAACTTTGGCAGATTTGATAGTGAG AAAATGGGCTACACAATCCAGGAAATTCCTATCTTCATCTTTATGGGAGTGGTTG GTGGGATCCTTGGAGCCCTGTTCAATGCCCTCAATTACTGGTTGACGATGTTCCGGATCAG GTACATCCACCGGCCCTGCCTCCAGGTGGTCGAGGCcatgctggtggcagcagtgacagcaacCGTGGGGTTTGTCATGATTTACTGCTCCAGAGATTGCCAGCCCATCCAGGGGAGCTCTGTGGCATATCCCCTGCAG cttttctgtgctgatgGAGAGTACAACTCCATGGCCACTGCCTTCTTCAACACACCTGAGAAGAGCGTTGTCAACCTCTTCCATGACCCTCCAG GTTCCTACAACCCCATGACCCTGGGCATGTTCACACTGATGTATTTCTTCCTGGCCTGCTGGACCTATGGCCTGACAGTGTCTGCAGGGGTCttcatcccctccctgctgaTCGGGGCAGCCTGGGGGAGGCTCTTTGGCATCTCCCTGTCCTACCTGACCAAGGGCTCG ATCTGGGCTGATCCTGGGAAGTACGCCctgatgggagctgctgcacagctgg GTGGGATAGTGCGGATGACGCTGAGTCTCACAGTCATCATGATGGAGGCAACAGGCAACGTCACCTATGGCTTCCCCATCATGCTGGTACTGATGACAGCAAAGATTGTGGGAGACTACTTCGTGGAG GGACTGTATGACATGCACATCCAGCTGCAAAGTGTCCCCTTCCTGCACTGGGAGGCCCCAGTGACATCCCACTCCCTCACTGCCAG GGAGGTGATGAGCACTCCTGTCACCTGCCTGCGGAGGATCGAGCGCGTGGGCACGGTCGTGGACATCCTCAGTGACACCTCCTCCAACCACAACGGTTTCCCTGTGGTGGAGAGCAACCCTGACACCACCCAG GTTGCCGGGCTGCGGGGTCTGATCCTGCGTTCCCAGCTCATCGTCCTGCTGAAGCACAAG GTTTTTGTGGAAAGGGCCAACCTGAGCCTGGTGCAGCGGCGGCTGAAGCTGAAGGATTTTCGGGATGCCTACCCCCGCTTCCCCCCCATCCAGTCCATTCACGTCTCCCAGGACGAGCGCGAGTGCATGATTGACCTCAGCGAGTTCATGAACCCCTCGCCCTACACCGTGCCCCAG GAGGCGTCTCTGCCACGGGTGTTCAAGCTCTtcagagccctggggctgcgGCACTTGGTGGTTGTGGACAATCGCAACGAG GTGGTGGGAATGGTGACCCGCAAGGACCTGGCCAGGTACcggctggggaaggagggccTGGAGGAGCTCTCGCTGGCGCAGACGTGA